A genomic stretch from Spodoptera frugiperda isolate SF20-4 chromosome 14, AGI-APGP_CSIRO_Sfru_2.0, whole genome shotgun sequence includes:
- the LOC118279085 gene encoding uncharacterized protein LOC118279085: MLHYFSWINSVTLGDSAGRSGADEAEEVHIHEIQSVINPPTRRTSAFVFRHDYLSWPKSREATKLNYFTVAPTYENDEHAIAIYPFQTTQEMYHKACQSRRVLMYQEQFKLVAGPDNDGSVIYKVCRIHSTPDTN; encoded by the exons ATGCTGCACTACTTCTCCTGGATCAACTCGGTCACGCTCGGCGACAGTGCCGGCCGGAGCGGCGCCGACGAGGCAGAAGAAGTACATATTCATGAAATCCAATC AGTAATCAACCCTCCCACGCGACGGACGAGTGCCTTCGTCTTTCGACACGACTATCTCAGTTGGCCAAAGTCTAGAGAggctacaaaattaaattatttcacagTCGCACCTACCTACGAAAATGATGAACATGCGATCGCTATATACCCGT TCCAAACGACGCAGGAGATGTACCATAAGGCCTGTCAGTCAAGACGAGTGCTCATGTACCAAGAGCAGTTCAAACTGGTCGCTGGGCCCGACAACGATGGTTCCGTCATATACAAGGTATGTCGCATTCACTCAACACCGGACACTAACTGA